In Lolium rigidum isolate FL_2022 chromosome 7, APGP_CSIRO_Lrig_0.1, whole genome shotgun sequence, the DNA window ACACCGTGTAGCCGGCGGCGGACTTGTGCAAGTCGTGCGGGAGACGATACTCCCATCGGCACCGGGATGTGGTATCGGGAATACCTCCGCCTCATCCAACGTGAATTGGTGCGCGCGCTCGCCGCCGGTCTCGTAGTTGTGCGTCAATTTTCCTGTCGGCCCCTAAATATTGGGctccccggtggagatgctcttgtaCCACAGTATCACATGTCACGAAGGTTGATGCCTGCACATCCATCTCACGGCCATGTGTGCATCCACGGATATCTGCCAAATACGTGGATGCATGAGCATGCCCCAATCAGATTGAACAAACTGTATGAAAATCACCTTTTGTGGGGATTAGCAAACAGAGATCTAGTTTTACTTCCTCCTGCAGAGCGTGATTCAGAGAAAACCTCTATCACCATGCCGGGCGGCCGGGCGCCGCAACGCAATGCCACCGAATCCTCCTGCGTCCGGCAGGAGAACTCCAGTCCTAGTCGGTCCGTTACTGAGGATATATCTAATAGAGGGAACCACGAAGCACACAATCTATAAGCAGGGAAAGGAAAAGGCGATTGAACAAAAGCTCGACCTGTTTTTCCATAAGTTTAAGCAATGCACATCCCACGCCAACAAAGGAGATCACTCCATCTGAGGTTACGGCGGCTGAGCCAGACCAGTCACCGGCGGGTGCCATTTTTGCGTGTGTTGGTCCAGGACGGCGAGGAGAAGTAGTACCGACGCATCAACAAAACAGGACCGTCCTAATCAATGCGCTAACAGCTCGTACATGCCACTGTTCATTATTCGTCGTGCGCGGCCGAATACGGCAGGGAATACCCTGACTGCAATCGATATGGACGAAACTGATTGGTCTTGCTATCCAGAGCATCTGCACCCGGGTGTCAATATGGATTTCCGCTAAACCTCTACATTCTATACTTGTAACAATCATGTGTTTGACATGATAAACCCACTTTATATTGTATCAACTCATTAGAGTGAAGTGGCTTCTAATTCTCTAGAGTCATCACATGCATCCCTATATATTTACTACTTTTTATTTATTTCCATTCTCTAGTTTGAATGAAATGAGAACAAATGTCAACCCACTTGGTCTTCCTTGGACCAATGTTTTAGAAACACTAAGTGAGCAACATGATCAAATGCCACTTACTGCATGATACTTCATGGGCTCAGGTTGGTCGTGCAAATTTAGTTTTATCGGGCATGATCGATGCATTAACACCCCTTCGGGAAACCACTTAGCCCTCTCTCGATTTCTCATATTCGTCCCCGACACCGTAAAAGAAGAGTGGAGGTTGCCGTCGATGTCCACCACCGTTTCTCCTCTTCTTGGTACCATCGAACACGGCTTTTTTCCTATCTATCTAACACACCTAGTCTCGGTTTTCTATGGTGCTTCATGGTAGTCGCTCGCATCTCTGCACCGTCGCCGCCCAAAAGCTAGCTACCTGAAGCCCTCCCGGAGCACTGTGCATTAGTAGAAAAAAGTCAACTGCTGGCGTGTGGATTTGGGCTACCAGTCGCGGGTGCCGACACGCGACTGGTACCTCGCCACAACACGCGACTATTATGCTACTTACCAGCCCCGTGCTGTGTGGCAGACACGCCTTGGCTCTATTTGAATGCATTGACCAGCTTGCGCTCTTTTCATGTGCCACCACACTCCCCTAGAACCCATATTTCCACACCAGAACGAAGAGATACTAGTTCTTTCTCCATTGCTCGCATTCGTCTCCGACACCGTAACATAAGAGTGGAGGTTGCCGTCGATGTCCACCACTGTTTCTCATCTTCTTGGTACCATCGAACACAATCCTTTCTTATCTAACGCACCTGGTCTCGTTTCCTATGGTGTTTCGTGGTTGTCGCTCGCATTTCGATACTGTTGTAGGCCACTCATCTAATGGTTGTGGAGCTCTTTCTCAAGATCCCCTCGTACCCACACATGCACCGTTCCTACCTTTCATTGGTTGCAATGGCGTAACCATCCACTTATAAAGTGGCCCACTAGTCAACCGGTAACGGTCAAATGCTTCAGGTGAGATATTGTGGATCAGAGATGTCACTACCGGACCCGGTACAACGcgaccccacttgccagcacgttACCGTTGCGGTGAAGGAGTGACGGTCACGGTGACGGTCAAGGCCTTTGACCCGATGGCAACTCTCCATGCGACCGTTTGTGAGAGTATGAGACAAGGGTTTGGGTGAAACTGAGGAAAACTTCACTGAAGCCAGAAAATTGAGTACAACTAACAAAGGAGGGGCACGGAAAAAGGAATCCcatatttttttataaaattaACAATAGAATTTAATACCAAGTGATATCCAGCACACACAAATACAACACCTTAATGTTTTGAATTGTAAGATGTTTTATACATTTCAAATGTAGATTACATGCAGACTAAACTGTCTGAAGTCTGAACACACACACTTAAATATGTTCAGATGCATACAATTCAGAAAAGGCTAGGCCATCTTATAATTTTAAACGGACAAGATAGGAGGAgaatgtagcaatgttattacgcACTTAGGCAATACCAGTTCAAACAACATAAGTAACCATGCAATCGGGGCCCTCTTCGGCCATGGATTTGCACTGTTAAGGAGAGCTAGCTAGTAACTCAAGGTTCAAGCATCAGTGCTGACTCCTGAAGAGCTCGAGGCAGTGCTCCTGATCCAGGTTCCTGCTCCAAAACCTCTTGTAGTACTCGTCGTAGGTGTAGCTCCGGTAGACGGGGTCCTCCCCGTCGCCGACGAGCTTCGGCGCGGGGCCGATGACAGCGCTGTTGCACGGGCACAGGAAAGATGCCACCGACAGGCGCTCATGCGCCGCGTTCACCACCGCCCGGTGCCACACGCTCTTGTACGCGCCGTTGCTCAACGCCTGCACATGTTTGTGCGAATCAGTCAACACTTCGATGGCAGCTGCGTCAAGTTAGTTGCTGATGGTGACTCTGGGAGATTAATCACCTGTAGCTGGTCGCCTAGGTTGATGACCAGGGCGTTGGGGCGTGGGTCGACGGCGATCCACTTGGCGCCGTCCCTGAGGACCTGGAGGCCGGAGACGTGGGGATCCATGAGGAGGATGGTGAGGGCGTTGGGGTCCGTGTGCTTGGGCAGGCCGTAGGTGAGGTCCGGCTCGGGGCACCGCGGGTAGTAGTTCACGGCCATGTGCTGCTCCTGCTCGCCCAGCACCTTCTCCACATACACCTCCTCCAGCCCCAGCCCGAGCGAGATCGCGCCCAGAAGCCGAAGCCCCAGCAGCCGGACTTCCCGGCAGTACACGCTGATGATCTCCCTGCATGTTTCACGAGGGAAAATCGGGTCATGCATGTATGTTGTCAAGTCGCGGGTTTGACTACAGACTTGGAGCAAGCGAAGTTCGGCACTGTGATGGGGTCCTCGTTGGAACCATATATTTCTTCCATAGTTTTTCTGCACCCCCAAGCAAATTTAGGTTAGAACTCTGTGCAGATCAGCACGTACTATATGCATACTTATCTCAGCTTGGTCACTGATGACGACGAGTGAACTAACTAATGGATACAAAGTGCCAAAGTAGAATTAGCCTGGTGATCGATGGACATTGTCAATTTGTCACCCTTCAAAAGAGCGTATATGCTCCGTCTCGCATAGACTAAACAGGGAAGTCTAACGTGCGTGCCCCGAAGGTGTGCTGCACGTGCAAAAAGATCGATCGGCAGCTCCTTGTATTAGACATGTAATCCTACACGTATACTAGATGGTCTAGTACACCACACGTATACGTATCTAACCCTGTATTACCCTGCAAGGGGTTATTCCTCGctcatataaacacgtacccggtggCCCAGGAGGGTTACACCGTTCCACCCAAACAATTATACGATCAACACCTTGGTGATGCTGATAAGAAGAAGCTCGATGGGAAAATAAACATTGCAAAGAATGCATATGCATGCGACCAACTAGACAAGCTAACAAAGTTGTGAAACGACAAAAGGCATAGAAAGCATACCCTAGGGGCGTGGAGTCTATCTGTAGCCATCCCCTTAACGACAAGTCCCACAGCGCTACACGTGCTCACTTGGCTCATTTAGTTTAGTCACAGTGAAGCATAACATATACTCTAAAAGTGATGTTTTTgttcttgggtgcatatgctctttTTATTGAATTCCATCTTTGATATATTTCGAAATATTAAAAAATTCAATCGAAAAATCACTcatacatcttcacatgctaagtCTTTGCATGAAAAACCGACTTGTTATTTggttgtgtaaaaaagacaaattttgatgctaaaaataaggctttttttGGGACATGTTTCGTCTTTTTACATCGATCATGAAAATTATGGATTTTCGTGAAACTGTATGAATCCAAAACATTGTTTAGATATACATGTGATTTCTATTGTTGAAATTTTTGATAGTTAGAAATATATTTTTTGGGTGGaggagcatatgcacctaggCTGCATACGATGCTAGTTTATGTTACTATTAATATTGTAGTGCATAGTAACAAGAGAAGTATTAAAGATGGGACATGGTGTTTCTACACCCggatgcatatgcaccctttatttaaaatgtattttgaacatattttaaaatgttaaaaaatataaaaagtaTTTTTCGTGTAtgtcttgacatgttacatgcttataAAGTTATTTTAGCAATATCCGACATATTTTGTGCCCTGTGAAAAAAAACAattttttggtgctaaaatagtctatttctcgagacatttttttttcttttttcacaaGGCACAAAAAAATATCGGTTTATTGTGaaactccaagtgcacacatagaacatgttccTCTACATGCgatttttttcctaaatattttaaCTTTTTCAAACATGTAGtgtacataccgggtgcatatgtacCCGAGATCAGTTTTGAGTTTCGTTTAAAGATGACCATACTTATTAGTTTGTAGActttgtgatgttatggtaacatagctactcCAACAATCACAAAGAAATGACATGTTACCAAAATGTTTAATTGTTATTGCATGTAATTACACAAATTAATCCCATTATGGTTAGTCTTAGTGTACGCACCAGTTTCGGCATCTAGAAAAATTAAGTACAGTCTGGAGATGACCGCAAGGCAAAGTGGCGCAAGTACCCTAGGTACCACCGCGGTAGCTAGCTAAGTAGCTAGTAGCATGACACGCACAATGCTCGTATGGGCACACTCATTCTGTACTAGATCGGCGATTTACTGAGGTTTGGAACGGATGCGTGTCATCTTCATCTACACCGGCGTATCTGGCCCGAGGGCTAGCTGAAGATCTGAAAGTCGTCGTATGGCTCACGAGGAGAAAATAAGAAAAGACTGATTTGGCAACACCGGCCGTTTCAATGTTGCTCGATAAGCTTCTAGAGTTGCTATATAGTCTACACAACATGACGACATGATACCCGCATGCTTATCTAGAAGATAAGATTTGCTCGTGATATGGGTCTCGTCCTGTCTATGATTCGGTATATATGGAATAGTAGTCGCAGAGATTTAGATATCTAGATTCTAAAACTATTACTACTTGGTACCGTCCAGTTCATTCTAGGTTCCTCCAGCGTTCAATCATTTTAATTAGTctcttcttcagcatgttggtaCGTACACGCACACCTACTTTTTGTTGTACTACCAAACATCCTAGCTTCTTTCAGCGCATGCAATTTTCCCGGAGTAGGAGATATGCTGCTTATTTGTTATTATGCACTTTGTTGCTTTGCAAATTAGTCAAGAGTATGTTCCTCTTATCAAAAACATCAGATaagtgcaaatgcatgcatgcttgcgATTTTCTATTACAAGTTTGCCAGTTTTTTATATGTAGCATTCTAGTTTAAGTTTCAGCTTGTTACATATTGTCTTCTTTGTGTCTACATGGACACGCCAAAGCTTGTGTTCTGATTGATGGCCAGACTCGTTGAGCTAAAGAAAGAACGAAATCACCGAAGATGGCTAACTAGTAACTAGCCTCATAACAACACCTACCACTTAAAATTAAATTCTTTCATAGTGTGGCCCTGTGGGACAATAGTATTTGAACTATCTATTTTACTTTATCTTCAATTAGCTGACAAGATAATTCGAATAACGGCCTAAAAAGTGGTGTTCATGTAGACACAAAGAAGACAATATGTACTATGTAGGACTCATTGTAGTTGACGTCAATATgctcactaatttttttatcCGTCTCTAAACTAGGAACAATTTTCTAATACAATGTTTCAAAAGATAAAGTAAAAATAGTGATAGATTAAAACAAAATACAGATAATCACTCATAACGAAAACCACTAGAAAATGAAGTGCAGCGGGAACTCCCAGGACACCACACAGCCGAGCAAAGAAGTTGCACTAGTATGCTTGCTCCACAAAGGACACTACCTACCCAG includes these proteins:
- the LOC124679209 gene encoding flavanone 3-dioxygenase 2-like, whose product is MANQLLSTVAYRDSLPEGYARPEHDRPRLADVRTDTNIPLIDLASPDRHRVIAEIDQACRTYGFFQVINHGISEELLEKVMAVGLEFFRLPPEEKAKLYSDEPSKKIRLSTSFNVRKETVHNWRDYLRLHCHPLEEFVPDWPSNPETFKEIISVYCREVRLLGLRLLGAISLGLGLEEVYVEKVLGEQEQHMAVNYYPRCPEPDLTYGLPKHTDPNALTILLMDPHVSGLQVLRDGAKWIAVDPRPNALVINLGDQLQALSNGAYKSVWHRAVVNAAHERLSVASFLCPCNSAVIGPAPKLVGDGEDPVYRSYTYDEYYKRFWSRNLDQEHCLELFRSQH